Proteins encoded in a region of the Sphingomonas sp. HMP9 genome:
- a CDS encoding IS110 family transposase, producing the protein MTDVAKYIGLDVHKATIAVAVAEGERGGEVRFVGTVANDDDEIRKLVKRLATPGATLSFCYEAGPCGYGLQRLLIKLGQPCIVIAPSMMPRRPGDHVKTDRRDAMTLARLLRAGELTAIWVPDEAHEAVRDLIRARRSAQDDATAAKQTVRSFLLRHDRRFGGRSAWTKMYWRWLSEQRFDYPHQQLAFEELQKRVLEAQARVIRLESALGEAVATWHFAPLVRGLQALRGIKLVSAATLVAEIGDLTRFDNPKQLMAYVGLVPSEHSSGARTHRGRITRAGNAQARTTLVEASWSYRLPAREERRYRERVADLPEEVQAIGWKAQVRLCQRFRRLSATGKPQPKVTTAIARELVGYAWDIARRMAPAKAN; encoded by the coding sequence ATGACGGATGTGGCGAAGTATATCGGGCTGGATGTGCATAAGGCGACCATCGCGGTCGCGGTTGCCGAGGGCGAACGCGGGGGTGAGGTCCGCTTCGTGGGCACCGTAGCCAACGATGACGATGAGATCAGGAAACTGGTCAAACGACTGGCAACACCAGGCGCGACGCTGAGCTTCTGCTACGAGGCTGGTCCTTGCGGCTACGGGTTACAACGTTTGCTGATCAAGCTGGGGCAGCCGTGCATCGTGATCGCGCCGTCGATGATGCCGAGGCGGCCGGGCGACCACGTAAAGACGGATCGGCGAGATGCGATGACGTTAGCACGCCTGTTGCGGGCGGGGGAACTGACGGCGATCTGGGTACCGGATGAGGCACATGAGGCGGTGCGTGACCTGATCCGCGCCCGGCGTAGTGCGCAGGACGATGCGACCGCAGCCAAACAGACTGTCCGCAGCTTCCTCCTTCGACACGATCGTCGTTTCGGAGGACGGTCTGCATGGACGAAGATGTATTGGCGATGGCTATCCGAACAGCGCTTTGATTATCCGCATCAGCAGCTGGCGTTTGAGGAGCTTCAGAAGCGGGTTTTAGAGGCTCAGGCCCGTGTCATCCGTCTCGAGTCAGCGCTTGGCGAGGCGGTGGCGACATGGCATTTCGCCCCGCTGGTGCGCGGACTTCAAGCCCTGCGTGGCATCAAGCTGGTCAGCGCTGCCACGCTGGTGGCCGAAATCGGCGACCTCACTCGTTTTGATAATCCCAAGCAGCTGATGGCGTATGTCGGCCTTGTCCCGTCCGAGCACTCCAGTGGCGCGCGCACCCATCGCGGCCGCATCACCCGAGCGGGGAACGCGCAGGCACGCACCACGCTCGTGGAAGCGAGCTGGTCCTATCGGCTGCCGGCGCGTGAGGAACGGCGTTACCGGGAACGCGTCGCCGATCTGCCGGAGGAGGTTCAAGCTATCGGCTGGAAAGCGCAGGTGCGACTATGTCAGCGTTTCCGTCGATTGTCGGCAACCGGCAAGCCGCAGCCCAAGGTAACGACCGCGATCGCGCGCGAACTGGTCGGCTATGCCTGGGATATCGCACGCCGGATGGCGCCTGCGAAGGCCAACTGA
- the istB gene encoding IS21-like element helper ATPase IstB: protein MLAHPTLDRLNEMGLAGMARAFDELATNAEADRLTHPEWLALLLDREWGVRHDRKLAARLRFAKLRHQASPEDIDYRKPRGLDRALVVKLVVGDWIAAHDNLVITGPTGVGKSWLACALGHKACRDDRSVLYQRVPKLFTSLALARGDGRHERLLRKLGGVQLLILDDWGLEPLDALARHDLLEILEERYGRRSTIVTSQLPIASWHQVIADPTYADAILDRLVHNAHRLDLDGDSMRRAKTSQIA from the coding sequence ATGCTCGCACATCCGACCCTTGATCGGCTGAACGAAATGGGCCTGGCCGGTATGGCCAGGGCGTTTGACGAACTTGCCACCAATGCCGAAGCGGATCGGCTTACCCATCCCGAATGGCTGGCACTCCTCCTCGACCGCGAATGGGGTGTCCGCCACGATCGCAAGCTTGCCGCCAGGCTGCGGTTCGCCAAGCTGCGCCATCAGGCCTCGCCCGAGGACATCGATTATCGCAAACCCCGCGGGCTCGACCGCGCGCTGGTCGTGAAGCTCGTGGTCGGCGACTGGATCGCCGCACACGACAATCTGGTCATCACCGGACCCACCGGGGTCGGTAAGAGCTGGCTTGCCTGCGCGCTTGGTCACAAGGCCTGCCGCGACGATCGCTCGGTGCTCTATCAGCGCGTCCCCAAGCTGTTCACCAGCCTCGCGCTTGCCCGCGGGGATGGTCGTCACGAACGCTTGCTGCGAAAGCTCGGCGGCGTGCAGCTACTCATCCTCGACGACTGGGGCCTGGAGCCGCTCGACGCACTCGCGCGCCACGATCTGCTCGAGATCCTCGAAGAACGCTACGGGCGGCGCTCGACGATCGTTACCAGCCAGCTGCCCATCGCCAGTTGGCATCAGGTGATCGCGGATCCGACCTATGCCGACGCGATCCTCGATCGCCTCGTCCACAACGCCCATCGGCTCGACCTCGATGGCGATAGCATGCGGCGTGCGAAAACCAGCCAGATCGCTTGA
- a CDS encoding plasmid pRiA4b ORF-3 family protein → MTGTDTATDSPGVLRLRISLHGVKPTAWRRIVVPASINLSGLHIAIQAAMGWEDQHLWRFHLHGVDYGPETGRNPRIRFSDFRLRSGERFSYVYDFGDWWEHDVRIEPLKQTDLRGSVPRCIAGRGTCPPEDCGGPRGYAAAVSEAFDPYDDDDVEAMADFAGELADGLRTNDFSRIVMNQDRMDELDRTVESMRRRLRLVERFDRKAANERIGGKQGADEGAFP, encoded by the coding sequence ATGACCGGCACGGACACCGCAACCGACAGTCCCGGTGTCCTCCGGCTGCGCATATCGCTCCACGGTGTGAAGCCGACCGCTTGGCGACGCATCGTCGTGCCTGCCTCGATAAATTTGTCCGGGCTGCACATCGCCATTCAGGCGGCGATGGGATGGGAAGACCAGCATCTCTGGCGCTTTCACCTGCACGGTGTCGATTATGGTCCGGAGACTGGCCGCAACCCTCGTATCCGCTTCAGCGACTTCCGGCTGCGGAGCGGTGAGCGCTTTTCCTATGTCTATGATTTCGGAGATTGGTGGGAGCATGACGTTCGTATCGAGCCGCTGAAACAAACCGACCTGCGCGGCAGCGTTCCGCGCTGCATCGCCGGGCGCGGCACCTGTCCGCCCGAGGATTGTGGCGGCCCGCGGGGTTACGCGGCTGCCGTCAGCGAGGCATTTGATCCGTACGATGACGATGATGTCGAGGCTATGGCCGACTTCGCCGGGGAACTGGCCGACGGGCTGCGCACGAATGATTTCAGCAGGATCGTAATGAACCAGGATCGCATGGACGAGCTGGATCGCACGGTCGAAAGTATGCGGCGACGGCTTCGGCTCGTCGAGCGGTTCGACAGGAAAGCGGCGAACGAGAGGATCGGGGGTAAGCAGGGGGCTGACGAGGGAGCTTTTCCATGA
- a CDS encoding TonB-dependent receptor, whose product MRSYLGPHSLIEDNSVRSPATTVVNLRAARRFGPVEVTAEMLNIFDTARADADYYYASRLPGEPIDGIEGVHSRTVEPRMLRIGATITL is encoded by the coding sequence ATGCGCTCCTACCTGGGACCGCATTCCCTGATCGAGGACAACAGCGTACGATCCCCTGCCACGACCGTCGTCAACCTGCGCGCCGCACGTCGGTTCGGCCCCGTCGAGGTGACCGCGGAGATGCTCAACATCTTCGACACCGCGCGCGCCGACGCGGACTATTACTATGCGTCACGATTGCCCGGTGAGCCGATCGACGGGATCGAAGGCGTCCACAGCCGCACCGTCGAACCCAGGATGTTGCGCATCGGAGCGACGATCACGCTGTAG
- a CDS encoding ISKra4 family transposase, translating to MTLHCAVDVILGDHAIEDERSRPALIDRAVSLAPETLGLTLAEGHALLHGIQEQMITAQAAAWQTASRPCPACGARRRLKDRRPIVMRTIFGTQTIIAERLRRCGCGGDQGTGITVTPLAELLVRRTSPELLYLETRWGSLMSYGLAARMLGELLPLDRPIGAERVRRDLYAEARREEAELGPEKQAFFEGCQLDLFDMPLPDGPMVVGIDGGYVRDREGSWFEVIAGKGLTSVRRDADDPVGDPASTAPSALGRCFAFVQAFDDRPRRRMFEMLRRQGYQPNQRLVFLSDGGESVRKLQRRISPEAEHVLDWFHIAMRLTVIGQMIKGAGPDIEWRDKHASDLDRLKQLLWNGHVDDAIDQASWIKDDVDADSEEASDIAKTKLKKLSAALAEFGVYIGRNASSVIDYGERYRAGERISSGFVESAINQVVAKRFSKRQSMRWTRHGAHLQLQTRTRVLNGELEGVFRKRWPGFRPAQTA from the coding sequence ATGACCCTGCACTGTGCTGTCGATGTTATCCTTGGCGATCACGCGATCGAAGATGAACGCAGCAGGCCCGCGCTGATCGATCGCGCCGTCTCACTTGCCCCGGAGACGCTCGGCCTGACGCTCGCCGAGGGTCACGCGCTGCTTCACGGCATTCAGGAACAGATGATCACCGCTCAGGCAGCGGCGTGGCAGACGGCCAGCCGACCCTGTCCGGCATGCGGCGCTCGTCGCCGTCTGAAGGATCGCCGCCCGATCGTGATGCGCACCATATTCGGCACGCAAACGATCATCGCCGAGCGACTGCGGCGGTGCGGGTGTGGTGGCGACCAAGGTACGGGCATCACGGTCACGCCGCTGGCCGAACTGCTGGTTCGGCGCACCAGCCCGGAACTGCTCTATCTGGAGACGCGCTGGGGATCGCTCATGTCCTATGGCTTGGCGGCGCGCATGCTTGGCGAACTCCTGCCATTGGACCGTCCGATCGGCGCCGAGCGCGTGCGCCGCGATCTGTATGCCGAGGCTCGCCGCGAGGAGGCGGAGCTCGGACCAGAGAAACAAGCCTTCTTCGAGGGCTGTCAGCTCGATCTTTTCGATATGCCGCTACCCGATGGCCCGATGGTGGTCGGCATCGACGGCGGATATGTTCGCGACCGCGAAGGCTCATGGTTCGAGGTGATCGCGGGCAAGGGTCTGACATCGGTTCGGCGCGACGCCGACGATCCGGTCGGCGACCCTGCATCGACGGCACCATCGGCGCTGGGTCGCTGCTTCGCCTTTGTGCAGGCGTTTGATGATCGACCGCGTCGGCGCATGTTCGAAATGCTGCGAAGGCAAGGATACCAGCCCAACCAGAGACTCGTGTTCCTGTCCGATGGCGGCGAGAGCGTGCGCAAACTGCAGCGCCGGATCAGCCCGGAAGCGGAGCACGTGCTCGACTGGTTCCACATAGCGATGCGGCTCACCGTCATTGGCCAGATGATAAAGGGAGCGGGACCGGACATCGAGTGGCGGGACAAGCATGCGAGCGATCTCGACCGGCTCAAGCAGCTGCTGTGGAACGGGCATGTCGATGACGCGATCGACCAGGCTTCCTGGATCAAGGACGACGTCGACGCGGACAGCGAAGAGGCGTCCGATATCGCCAAGACCAAGCTGAAGAAGCTCTCCGCGGCGCTCGCCGAGTTCGGCGTGTATATCGGTCGCAATGCCAGCAGCGTCATCGACTATGGCGAGCGATACCGCGCCGGCGAGCGCATCTCATCGGGCTTCGTCGAGAGCGCGATCAATCAGGTGGTCGCCAAGCGCTTTTCGAAACGGCAATCGATGCGCTGGACGCGGCACGGCGCGCATCTTCAATTGCAGACGCGAACGCGCGTGCTGAATGGTGAACTCGAGGGCGTGTTCCGAAAACGATGGCCTGGGTTCAGACCAGCGCAGACAGCATAA
- a CDS encoding PAS domain S-box protein — MLSFLAEGGQMGAAIRGFDWSGTPLGNPASWPTPLKTLVGVLLNANQPMFVAWGPEQILLYNDAYAVVLADKHPGALGRPFLEVWSEIKADLIPIVEQAYGGVPVHMDDITLMMDRRGYVEETHFAFSYTPVRAAGGVVDGFFCACTEVTEQVLGERRRAADTERQRRLFEQAPGFITILRGPDHVFEFANATYRRLFGERNFVGKTAREAFPELGSQGFFELLDRVYQSGERFVADRTTIRLDRLGSTTEELVLDFIYEPVTDDAGRVTGIFVEGHDATEAHRAEAELRESEERNRRMVEGVKDYSIFTVDAANRVLDWTPGAEAVFGWSADEMKGNSADILYMPEDRAAGVPERELATARAEGCANDERWHVRRDRSQFFANGSVRPLHDASGVIIGFIKIARDETERRAAEAALRETEQRYRLAAKATNDAIWDWNLTSDRIDWNEAVTVLFGYSAAEVEPNGDWWIEHIHPADRDRIYTSIHAVIDGAGDHWAAEYRFRRGDGTFAHVFDRGHVIRDEQGRATRMIGAMLDLTERKRAEERLRELNETLESRVMERTTELMASQDALRQAQKMEAVGQLTGGLAHDFNNLLTGISGSLEMMQVRISQGRVAEVERYVTAAQGAAKRAAALTHRLLAFSRRQTLAPKPTDVKQLVTGMEDLIGRTVGPAVEIETVNAAGLWPSLIDPSQLENAVLNLCINARDAMPDGGKITIETGNRWMDQRGAEQRGLEPGQYISLCVSDTGTGMAPDVIEKAFDPFFTTKPIGMGTGLGLSMIYGFAKQSGGSVGIYSEVGQGTMVCVYLPRHVGKAETEESETGVEEAPRAEAGETVLVVDDEPTVRMLVAEVLTDLGYTAIEAADGAAGLKVLNSDIRIDLLITDVGLPGGMNGRQVADAARNVRPDLKVLFITGYAENAVLSHGHLDPGMHVLTKPFAMDALASRIRQLIEG; from the coding sequence ATGCTTAGCTTCCTCGCCGAAGGTGGCCAGATGGGTGCCGCCATCCGCGGCTTTGACTGGAGCGGGACGCCACTCGGGAACCCGGCAAGCTGGCCGACGCCTCTAAAAACGCTCGTGGGCGTCCTGCTCAACGCGAACCAGCCCATGTTCGTAGCCTGGGGGCCGGAGCAGATCCTGCTGTATAACGACGCTTATGCTGTAGTGCTGGCTGACAAGCATCCCGGCGCACTTGGACGCCCGTTCCTTGAGGTCTGGTCGGAGATCAAAGCGGACCTGATCCCGATCGTCGAGCAGGCATATGGAGGCGTGCCGGTCCATATGGACGACATCACGCTCATGATGGACCGCCGGGGCTATGTCGAGGAAACACACTTCGCATTCTCCTACACGCCGGTCAGGGCTGCGGGAGGCGTGGTGGACGGTTTCTTCTGCGCCTGCACGGAGGTAACCGAACAGGTTCTTGGCGAACGCCGTCGTGCGGCAGATACCGAGCGGCAGAGGAGGTTGTTCGAGCAGGCTCCCGGCTTCATTACAATCCTGCGTGGTCCCGACCACGTGTTCGAGTTCGCCAACGCTACCTACCGACGCCTGTTCGGTGAGCGCAACTTCGTTGGTAAAACGGCGCGTGAAGCGTTCCCCGAACTGGGTTCCCAAGGTTTTTTCGAGCTGCTCGATCGCGTCTATCAGAGCGGTGAGCGTTTCGTTGCGGATCGCACGACCATCCGCCTCGATCGCCTAGGCTCAACGACCGAAGAGTTGGTCCTCGACTTCATCTACGAGCCGGTCACAGATGACGCCGGAAGGGTAACCGGTATCTTCGTCGAAGGTCATGATGCGACCGAGGCGCACCGTGCAGAAGCCGAGCTACGCGAAAGCGAAGAGCGTAACCGACGAATGGTCGAGGGCGTCAAAGACTACTCGATTTTCACGGTCGATGCGGCAAACCGGGTGCTGGATTGGACGCCGGGCGCAGAGGCCGTGTTCGGTTGGTCGGCAGATGAAATGAAAGGCAACAGCGCCGATATCCTCTACATGCCGGAGGACAGGGCTGCCGGTGTACCCGAACGCGAGCTAGCCACTGCACGCGCCGAAGGTTGCGCGAACGACGAACGCTGGCACGTCCGCCGAGACCGCTCGCAGTTCTTCGCAAATGGCTCGGTGCGTCCGCTCCATGATGCGTCGGGTGTCATCATCGGCTTCATCAAGATCGCCCGCGACGAAACCGAGCGTCGGGCAGCAGAGGCAGCCTTGCGCGAGACCGAGCAGCGATATCGATTGGCTGCCAAGGCGACCAACGATGCGATCTGGGACTGGAACCTCACAAGCGATCGCATCGATTGGAACGAAGCGGTCACCGTCCTTTTCGGCTATTCCGCAGCCGAGGTTGAACCGAACGGCGACTGGTGGATCGAGCACATCCATCCAGCTGACCGGGACCGAATCTACACCTCCATTCACGCTGTGATCGATGGAGCCGGAGACCACTGGGCAGCCGAATACCGCTTCCGCCGGGGGGACGGCACCTTCGCCCATGTTTTCGACCGGGGCCACGTCATTCGCGACGAGCAAGGCCGCGCCACCCGCATGATCGGCGCCATGCTCGACCTGACCGAGCGCAAGCGGGCCGAAGAGCGGCTGCGCGAACTGAACGAGACGCTCGAAAGCCGCGTCATGGAGCGAACGACGGAACTGATGGCCTCGCAGGATGCGCTTCGGCAGGCCCAGAAAATGGAGGCGGTCGGGCAATTGACCGGTGGCCTCGCCCATGATTTCAACAACCTACTGACCGGCATCTCGGGCAGCCTCGAGATGATGCAGGTCCGTATCTCACAAGGGCGAGTGGCGGAGGTCGAGCGGTATGTGACCGCAGCGCAGGGTGCAGCCAAGCGCGCGGCGGCACTCACCCATCGACTGCTCGCCTTCTCGCGCCGGCAAACTCTTGCACCCAAACCGACGGACGTGAAACAGCTCGTCACCGGTATGGAGGACCTGATCGGCCGCACAGTCGGCCCAGCGGTAGAAATCGAGACGGTGAACGCGGCCGGGCTGTGGCCCAGCCTGATCGACCCGAGCCAGCTCGAAAACGCAGTGCTCAACCTCTGCATAAACGCACGCGACGCAATGCCGGATGGAGGCAAGATCACGATCGAGACCGGCAATCGCTGGATGGACCAGCGCGGGGCCGAGCAGCGCGGGCTCGAGCCGGGCCAGTACATCTCGTTGTGCGTGTCCGACACAGGCACTGGCATGGCGCCTGACGTTATCGAGAAAGCGTTCGATCCATTCTTCACGACGAAGCCGATCGGTATGGGGACCGGGCTCGGGCTGTCCATGATCTACGGGTTTGCCAAACAGTCGGGCGGCTCGGTCGGCATCTATTCCGAGGTGGGTCAGGGTACGATGGTGTGCGTCTACCTGCCGAGGCATGTCGGAAAGGCAGAAACCGAGGAAAGCGAAACCGGCGTGGAGGAAGCACCGCGGGCCGAGGCGGGTGAGACGGTGCTGGTAGTTGATGACGAGCCTACCGTCAGGATGCTTGTCGCCGAAGTGCTGACGGATCTCGGCTACACCGCCATCGAGGCGGCGGACGGCGCGGCCGGACTGAAGGTCCTAAACTCGGATATCCGCATTGATCTGCTAATTACCGACGTTGGTTTGCCAGGCGGCATGAACGGCAGACAGGTCGCCGACGCGGCGCGCAACGTGCGCCCCGATCTAAAGGTGCTCTTCATTACCGGCTATGCCGAGAACGCGGTACTGAGCCATGGTCATCTCGATCCAGGTATGCACGTTCTGACTAAGCCGTTTGCGATGGACGCCCTCGCCAGTAGGATTCGGCAGCTGATAGAGGGATGA
- a CDS encoding response regulator, with product MNPILLLLVEDEALIAISVQDALEDGGFSVHVAPSGDAAVAALEAEEAVAGVLTDIRCGSGPDGWAIARRARELHPHIPVIYMSGDSAHEHSAYGVPDSIMLQKPFAVAQVVTAISMLMNAVSPEPGTRAA from the coding sequence ATGAATCCCATTCTTCTATTGCTCGTCGAAGACGAGGCTCTGATTGCCATCAGCGTACAAGACGCGCTTGAGGACGGTGGTTTTTCCGTTCACGTCGCGCCCTCGGGCGACGCTGCGGTCGCCGCGCTCGAGGCGGAAGAGGCCGTGGCCGGAGTTCTCACGGACATTCGCTGTGGCTCGGGCCCGGACGGTTGGGCAATCGCGCGCCGCGCTCGCGAGCTCCACCCCCACATTCCCGTGATATATATGTCCGGTGACAGCGCCCACGAACACAGCGCCTACGGAGTTCCGGACAGCATCATGCTTCAAAAGCCGTTCGCGGTTGCCCAGGTGGTCACTGCAATATCCATGCTGATGAACGCAGTGTCGCCTGAACCCGGCACGCGCGCTGCGTAG
- a CDS encoding sensor histidine kinase, translating into MRRQQRILADFGDFSLECEDLNGVLTEACRLVGEALGTELAKVIEIEEEDQTLFVRAGVGWQPGVVGQVRLPMGERSSETYAVEIGEPVITPDLRKEDRFDFPDFLKEAGVVGIVNVPIFLPGRKPYGLLQVDSREEWEPDEETTAFLRTYATILGPVIDRLNKVHDLQRAAETNETLLHELQHRIKNNIGAISSLVRMRVKQAQSEDARQELGIVGDRIEALRLVHEQVYAAKSGDQVSLRSYVTLLLEGLLELHKEIPVQLDARIEDVEIKSDTAIPLGLILNEFTTNSLKYAFDGDRGGAENIILVQAYKHADRLRVQIRDNGKGLPAETQAARPGFGTGRALIEGLARQIRGVPEWKSDKGTSLSLDFPHRN; encoded by the coding sequence ATGAGGCGGCAGCAGCGGATTCTGGCTGACTTCGGAGATTTCTCGCTGGAGTGTGAGGATCTGAATGGTGTGCTGACCGAAGCGTGCCGGTTGGTAGGGGAAGCGCTCGGCACCGAACTCGCCAAGGTCATAGAGATCGAGGAAGAAGATCAGACCCTGTTCGTCCGGGCGGGTGTCGGCTGGCAACCCGGCGTCGTCGGACAGGTCCGCCTGCCCATGGGTGAGCGTTCGTCGGAAACCTATGCGGTTGAAATCGGTGAGCCGGTCATCACCCCCGACCTTCGCAAGGAGGATCGGTTCGACTTCCCCGACTTTTTGAAGGAAGCCGGTGTCGTCGGTATTGTGAATGTGCCCATCTTCCTTCCTGGCCGGAAGCCATACGGGCTGTTGCAGGTGGACAGCCGCGAGGAATGGGAGCCTGACGAGGAGACAACCGCCTTTCTGCGCACTTACGCGACGATCCTTGGGCCGGTGATCGATCGGCTCAACAAGGTGCATGACCTTCAGCGTGCAGCGGAGACGAACGAGACGCTGCTTCATGAGCTGCAGCACCGTATCAAGAACAACATAGGCGCGATCAGCAGCCTGGTCCGGATGCGGGTAAAACAGGCTCAATCGGAAGATGCGCGCCAGGAGTTGGGCATTGTCGGCGACCGTATCGAGGCGCTCCGCCTCGTGCACGAGCAGGTGTATGCGGCGAAGAGCGGCGATCAGGTGTCTCTCCGCTCCTATGTAACCCTGCTCCTCGAAGGCCTGCTTGAGCTTCACAAGGAGATCCCCGTCCAGCTCGATGCGCGCATTGAGGACGTGGAAATCAAGAGCGACACTGCCATTCCACTCGGGCTCATTCTTAACGAGTTCACCACCAACAGCCTGAAATACGCATTCGACGGCGATCGAGGCGGAGCCGAAAACATCATCTTGGTCCAGGCGTACAAGCACGCCGATCGGCTGCGGGTCCAGATTCGCGATAATGGGAAGGGGTTGCCGGCAGAAACCCAGGCAGCCCGTCCCGGCTTCGGGACCGGCAGGGCGCTGATCGAGGGGTTGGCACGACAGATCCGGGGCGTACCTGAATGGAAGTCGGACAAGGGCACCAGCCTTTCGCTAGATTTTCCCCATCGGAACTAA
- a CDS encoding recombinase family protein, whose protein sequence is MLIGYARVSTEDQHLDLQQDALRKAGCNKTFDDKKSGANGDRPGLIAALEYARAGDQLVVWRLDRLGRSLPDLIALVRQLDDKGVQLRSVTEGIDTSTINGKLTFHLFAALAEFERALVRERTKAGLEAARARGRMGGRKHRLSPDKRRHAVELYRAKDKTVRDICTLMGISKPTLYAYVAEADAMAIAEQARRAA, encoded by the coding sequence TTGCTCATTGGCTATGCCAGAGTGTCGACTGAGGACCAGCACCTCGACCTGCAGCAGGATGCCCTGCGCAAGGCGGGCTGCAACAAGACGTTCGACGACAAAAAGTCCGGCGCGAATGGGGATCGGCCGGGGTTGATCGCGGCGCTGGAATATGCTCGTGCCGGGGACCAGCTCGTCGTCTGGCGTCTGGACCGGCTTGGGCGATCACTGCCGGACCTGATAGCGCTCGTGCGGCAGCTGGACGACAAAGGCGTTCAGCTCCGTTCCGTGACCGAGGGCATCGACACCTCGACGATCAATGGCAAGCTGACCTTTCATCTGTTCGCGGCGCTTGCCGAATTCGAGCGCGCGCTCGTTCGCGAGCGGACCAAGGCTGGTCTTGAAGCGGCTCGCGCACGCGGTCGCATGGGCGGCCGCAAGCATCGGTTATCGCCCGACAAACGCCGCCATGCGGTCGAGCTATACCGCGCGAAGGACAAGACGGTCCGCGATATCTGCACGCTGATGGGGATCTCTAAGCCCACGCTCTATGCCTATGTCGCCGAGGCGGACGCCATGGCCATTGCCGAGCAGGCACGTCGCGCCGCATGA